Proteins encoded by one window of Dreissena polymorpha isolate Duluth1 chromosome 11, UMN_Dpol_1.0, whole genome shotgun sequence:
- the LOC127849699 gene encoding uncharacterized protein LOC127849699 → MDLIMCNEQWKSCFWLKCLHRTHALPLKYYDCHSPNSTECLEEMLVASTGYEGHEFKLRLPFSWVIIHMVDEVYRNHVSDTEDDANRIDLCLTTLNSAAEGQLLSDLKDLVYGGDRSSKENDSLKQEILMDYIHDFVHTVYHAETEAELNIVCETVLMKTIKICQDTGHPLDINNQIVCARLAFEELALRLTYFRSINSVWRECSVRICQMKESNPNHFMFKEHEYTFSTLCLLIEDLNPVAQELDDKSTRQKWLGKVHKYRPVVETMLAIPMNDSRVGIHSDSSIKSARSKWSRVVVVKLFIENVCANESEKSITIKYCMPLWQLLRDDVNLSTKDSFEAVEKFLKICNKTAFTEIIGTTVKCGRCEDALQSSPITVPCNSKDILCQKCFTEMKVLEEYRCPVCKEELNKEWEPDIDEKMREEKCVSEYLRKYIDQAELDDDVGVQERIDMYLLIVQCWEAEVSDRYIVAGQSYIRVRELLTQILLGGEISVLENQLETMLLPTMPQDDLEDVHRAVLREQGNENTAVYCAFYSI, encoded by the exons TATTATGACTGCCACTCGCCAAATAGCACTGAATGCTTAGAAGAAATGCTTGTTGCTTCTACCGGCTACGAAGGTCATGAATTCAAGCTTCGTCTACCGTTCTCATGGGTGATAATACATATGGTGGACGAAGTATACAGGAATCATGTATCGGACACTGAAGAcg atGCAAACAGAATTGACCTTTGTTTAACAACGCTCAACTCAGCAGCGGAGGGACAACTGTTGTCTGATTTGAAAGACCTTGTTTATGGTGGCGATAGATCTTCCAAGGAAAACGAttcattaaaacaagaaatacttaTGGATTATATCCATGACTTTGTACACACTGTTTACCATGCTGAAACGGAGGCCGAATTaaat ATTGTATGCGAAACTGTTCTGATGAAAACGATCAAGATTTGCCAAGATACTGGACATCCTCTCGACATTAATAACCAAATCGTTTGTGCCCGACTTGCGTTTGAAGAACTGGCATTGAGACTAACCTACTTCAGAAGCATCAATAGTGTATGGCGCGAGTGTAGCGTTAGAATCTGCCAAATGAAAGAGTCGAACCCGAATCATTTCATGTTCAAAGAACACGAATAC ACATTTTCTACGCTGTGTCTGCTCATTGAGGACTTGAATCCTGTCGCCCAAGAACTAGACGACAAGTCTACGCGACAAAAGTGGCTAGGCAAAGTACATAAATACCGACCAGTCGTTGAAACTATGTTGGCTATCCCTATGAACGATTCCCGTGTTGGTATCCATAGCGATAGTTCAATAAAAAGTGCAAG ATCCAAGTGGAGCCGTGTCGTAGTCGTGAAGCTATTCATTGAGAACGTGTGTGCCAACGAATCGGAAAAAAGCATTACAATCAAATACTGTATGCCACTGTGGCAG TTACTTCGCGACGATGTTAATCTCAGTACAAAAGATTCATTCGAGGCAGTGGAAAagttcctaaaaatctgcaacaAGACAGCATTTACAGAAATAATAGG CACGACCGTCAAGTGTGGTAGATGTGAGGATGCTTTGCAGTCGTCACCCATAACCGTCCCTTGCAATTCAAAGGACATACTTTGCCAGAAATGTTTTACAGAAATGAAAGTGTTAGAGGAATACAGATGTCCAGTGTGCAAAGAAGAATTGAACAAAGAATGGGAACCCGACATCGACGAAAAGATGCG TGAAGAGAAATGCGTGTCCGAGTATCTTCGTAAGTATATTGATCAGGCTGAACTAGACGATGACGTTGGAGTACAAGAGCGGATAGATATGTATCTCCTGATTGTTCAGTGTTGGGAg GCTGAAGTTTCTGACCGATACATAGTTGCTGGTCAATCGTACATACGCGTAAGAGAACTTTTGACACAGATACTTCTTGGTGGGGAGATCAGTGTCCTAGAAAACCAATTGGAA ACTATGTTGTTGCCAACCATGCCACAAGATGATTTGGAAGATGTACATCGTGCCGTTCTTAGGGAACAAGGAAATGAGAACACGGCTGTCTACTGTGCGTTTTATAGTATATAA